Proteins encoded in a region of the Tripterygium wilfordii isolate XIE 37 chromosome 21, ASM1340144v1, whole genome shotgun sequence genome:
- the LOC119989626 gene encoding nuclear transcription factor Y subunit B-7 translates to MLLFPSISLHKTLNTTNIISSNPPKQPFLSSLTMEDHELPNRLSSVSPESPPLKNSNSSSSHSNYNHHHNNKEQDRFLPIANVGRIMKKMIPDKGKIAKDAKETVQECVSEFISFVTGEASDKCQREKRKTINGDDIIWAITTLGFEDYVGPLKLYLNKYREIEGEKLNIPKQHRTEQQRQQQQQEQQDQNMVYSNVYSTTNLMSQPPFDQTFSLPFSPNSIQKQLQQPDQIDSVGHW, encoded by the coding sequence ATGCTTTTATTTCCATCTATTTCACTCCATAAAACTCTCAACACCACCAACATCATCTCTTCCAATCCCCCAAAACAACCATTTCTTTCATCACTAACCATGGAAGATCATGAATTACCAAATCGACTGAGCAGCGTAAGCCCGGAAAGCCCTCCCTTAAAGaacagcaacagcagcagcagccacTCCAACTACAATCACCACCACAACAACAAAGAGCAAGATCGGTTTCTTCCGATAGCAAACGTCGGACGGATTATGAAGAAAATGATTCCTGATAAAGGAAAaatagctaaagatgccaaagaGACTGTTCAAGAATGTGTCTCTGAGTTCATTAGCTTCGTTACCGGAGAAGCATCGGATAAATGtcagagagagaagaggaagaccatCAATGGCGACGATATTATTTGGGCGATTACAACGTTAGGGTTTGAAGATTACGTCGGTCCACTCAAATTGTATCTCAACAAGTATAGGGAGATTGAAGGGGAGAAACTTAACATTCCTAAGCAACACAGAACAGAGCAACAAAGGCAACAGCAGCAACAAGAACAGCAAGACCAAAATATGGTTTATAGTAATGTATATTCTACAACAAATCTCATGTCTCAACCACCTTTTGATCAGACATTTTCCTTGCCTTTCTCGCCGAATTCAATTCAGAAACAGTTACAGCAACCAGACCAAATTGATTCAGTAGGGCATTggtaa
- the LOC119989627 gene encoding uncharacterized protein LOC119989627 has protein sequence MINSSIMEKSGSSFVGLRQSDLKKSFKLALRSLLTTCSKEEFDKAFSRFTGAEQECLHQLFVQVITSLHESIEEEFESLFLETQVGPALNIVEQLVEEQSLDPLFSEKTNFIDVAHDLSMAKKNEIHYLGSMLNRAVEQKRVIEAQIIELKNGRKDVPKTADIEKLRNGISSYGTYGMGFKVHG, from the exons ATGATAAATTCGTCTATAATGGAGAAAAGTGGAAGTAGTTTTGTGGGATTGAGGCAATCTGATTTGAAGAAATCCTTCAAGCTCGCACTTCGTTCTCTTCTAACAACCTGTTCTAAGGAG GAATTCGACAAAGCATTTTCAAGATTCACTGGTGCTGAGCAAGAATGTCTTCACCAGCTCTTTGTTCAG GTTATTACTTCATTGCATGAAAGTATAGAG GAAGAGTTCGAGTCTTTGTTCCTTGAAACACAG GTCGGACCTGCTCTCAATATTGTGGAGCAACTTGTTGAAGAGCAATCTCTGGATCCTTTGTTTTCAGAAAA GACTAACTTCATTGATGTTGCACATGATCTATCCATGGCAAAGAAGAATGAGATCCATTATCTGGGGAGTATGCTGAATAGG GCGGTGGAACAAAAGCGCGTCATCGAGGCTCAGATCATTGAACTGAAGAATGGAAGGAAAGATGTCCCGAAGACGGCAGATATTGAGAAG CTGAGAAACGGGATTTCAAGTTATGGGACGTACGGAATGGGATTCAAGGTCCATGGTTAA
- the LOC119989218 gene encoding WEB family protein At5g55860: MVAKERSRSTASPKPGVGEVDTSAPFQSVKDAVNLFGEGAFSGERASIKKPRPHSAERVLAKETQLHLVKKGLDKLKEQLKNAETTKAEALVELEKAKRTVDDLTLKLNTVSESKDLAIRATEAAKNQAKQIEEANSGQPPESDVSRTNDLESSREQYMAVFSELDAAKLELRKIRQDCDASLEAKVAAFNQAAEAEHAAKANLEKVGELSKEISALQESIGQVKLASLKAQQEQAKIFAEKDVQRQSYKATLEEPMQKLLALKNDFDPQLARNLEAQLAEAQNEIETLQKQMENSKASDLDYVKTVTLELDDAKSSLQKVAEEESSLQNLVESLKLELENVKKEHCELKEKETETESIAGNLHVKLRKSKSEFDTWLAEESKARGATEEMISTLHQLSLETENARREAEEMKNKAEELRKEAEATKIALEEAEKKLRVALDEAEEAKAAEGLALDQIKTLSEKTTAARASTSESGAKITISREEFESLSRKVEESDTLAEMKVAAAIAQVEAVKAGENEALKRLEATQKEIEEMKAATKEALKRAEMAEAAKRAVEGELRRWREREQKKAAEAASRAIAEMGMSSESSPHHYRIHKQNPTEKILEAKKYQKERSFTSRKVLLPTFSGIFHRRKNQVDGGSPSYLPGEKPV, from the exons atggttGCTAAAGAACGTTCACGTAGTACAGCCTCTCCTAAACCTGGGGTGGGAGAGGTAGACACCAGCGCGCCATTTCAATCTGTTAAAGATGCTGTCAATCTCTTTGGTGAAGGTGCTTTCTCAGGGGAAAGGGCCTCCATCAAGAAGCCAAGACCTCATTCTGCAGAG AGGGTATTAGCCAAGGAAACACAACTGCACTTAGTCAAGAAAGGTCTTGACAAGTTAAAGGAACAACTGAAGAATGCTGAAACTACAAAGGCCGAGGCACTTGTAGAGTTAGAGAAGGCTAAGAGAACAGTTGATGATCTGACCCTTAAGCTGAATACTGTCAGCGAATCCAAGGATTTAGCAATCAGGGCAACAGAAGCTGCAAAGAATCAGGCAAAGCAGATTGAAGAAGCAAACAGTGGTCAACCTCCGGAATCTGATGTTTCCAGGACAAATGACCTTGAATCTTCAAGGGAGCAATACATGGCTGTGTTTAGTGAACTTGATGCTGCAAAGCTAGAACTACGGAAAATACGACAGGATTGTGATGCATCATTGGAAGCAAAAGTTGCTGCTTTCAACCAAGCTGCAGAAGCGGAACATGCAGCCAAAGCAAACCTTGAGAAAGTTGGGGAGCTCTCTAAAGAGATTTCAGCATTACAGGAATCTATTGGGCAAGTGAAGCTTGCATCTCTGAAAGCCCAACAGGAGCAAGCAAAAATATTTGCTGAAAAGGATGTACAAAGGCAGTCATATAAAGCTACATTGGAAGAGCCGATGCAGAAGCTGCTTGCCTTGAAAAATGATTTTGATCCTCAACTTGCCCGAAATCTTGAAGCACAATTGGCTGAAGCACAGAATGAGATTGAGACATTGCAAAAGCAGATGgaaaattcaaaggcatcagaTCTGGATTATGTGAAAACTGTCACCTTAGAGCTTGATGATGCCAAGAGTTCACTGCAGAAAGTAGCAGAAGAGGAAAGCTCCCTTCAGAATTTGGTGGAATCTCTCAAGCTGGAGCTGGAGAATGTGAAGAAGGAGCATTGTGAACTGAAAGAGAAGGAGACAGAAACTGAATCCATTGCTGGGAATTTGCATGTCAAGCTCCGTAAAAGCAAGTCTGAGTTTGACACTTGGCTggctgaagaatccaaagcAAGAGGTGCTACTGAAGAAATGATCTCTACTCTCCACCAGCTATCATTGGAAACTGAAAATGCGAGACGAGAAGcagaagagatgaagaacaagGCTGAGGAACTGAGGAAGGAGGCTGAGGCAACCAAAATTGCACTTGAAGAGGCAGAGAAGAAGCTTAGAGTTGCTCTAGACGAGGCTGAGGAAGCAAAAGCAGCAGAGGGGTTAGCCCTTGATCAGATTAAGACCTTATCAGAGAAAACTACTGCTGCTCGTGCCTCAACTTCCGAGTCTGGGGCTAAGATCACAATCTCAAGGGAAGAATTCGAGTCTTTGAGCCGGAAAGTGGAGGAGTCTGACACGTTAGCAGAAATGAAAGTGGCTGCTGCCATTGCTCAGGTTGAAGCTGTCAAGGCTGGTGAAAACGAGGCTCTCAAGAGGTTAGAGGCGACTCAGAAGGAGATAGAGGAGATGAAGGCTGCAACCAAGGAGGCTCTAAAGAGGGCGGAGATGGCTGAAGCAGCTAAAAGGGCGGTGGAGGGAGAACTTAGAAGATGGCGTGAAAGAGAGCAAAAGAAGGCAGCGGAAGCTGCTTCTCGGGCGATAGCTGAAATGGGGATGTCTTCAGAATCATCCCCACACCACTATAGGATCCATAAGCAAAACCCAACTGAGAAAATTCTAGAGGCCAAGAAATATCAAAAGGAGAGAAGTTTTACTTCAAGAAAGGTGCTTCTCCCTACCTTCTCCGGTATATTTCACCGGAGAAAGAACCAAGTTGATGGTGGGTCTCCTTCATATCTGCCTGGTGAGAAGCCTGTGTGA
- the LOC119988318 gene encoding transmembrane emp24 domain-containing protein p24beta2-like: protein MRIGLPELFVFLLLAILSSPEAVFGIRIVIDREECFSHDVKYEGDTVHASFVVIKVDSAWHFSEDGVDLVVKGPSGDQIHDFRNKVSEKFEFMARQKGVHRFCFTNKSPYHETIDFDVHVGHFSYYDEHAKDEHFKPLLDQISKLEEALYNIQFEQHWLEAQTERQAIVNDAMSRRAIHKAFYESAALVGASVVQVYLLRRLFDRKLGMSRV from the exons ATGAGAATTGGGCTACCAGAgctgtttgtttttcttcttcttgcaaTTTTGTCCAGCCCAGAAGCTGTTTTTGGTATTAGAATTGTGATTGACAGAGAAGAATGCTTCTCACATGATGTTAAATATGAAGGGGATACAGTTCATGCATCTTTTGTCGTCATCAAGGTCGATTCAGCGTGGCATTTTAGTGAAGATGGTGTTGATCTTGTG GTGAAGGGACCTTCTGGTGACCAGATTCATGATTTTCGTAATAAAGTAAGCGAGAAATTTGAATTTATGGCTCGCCAGAAAGGGGTCCACCGCTTCTGCTTCACTAATAAATCTCCTTACCATGAAACCATAGACTTTGATGTTCATGTTGGCCATTTTTCATATTATGATGAGCATGCAAAAGACG AACATTTTAAACCTTTGTTAGATCAGATATCGAAGTTAGAGGAAGCTCTTTATAATATTCAATTTGAACAGCATTGGCTAGAAGCTCAGACTGAACGCCAGGCAATAG TGAATGATGCGATGAGCAGGAGGGCAATTCACAAGGCATTTTACGAATCTGCAGCGCTCGTTGGTGCTAGCGTTGTCCAAGTTTACCTTCTCCGCCGCCTGTTCGATCGTAAACTTGGCATGTCTAGAGTTTAG
- the LOC119988551 gene encoding protein NOI4, with protein MENLIKREDKGRPLPKFGEWDVNDPASAEGFTVIFNKARDEKKTGGKPDSPAKVDSHARPGVNPGKPPAKKWLCCF; from the exons ATGGAAAACTTAATCAAAAGA GAGGATAAGGGTCGGCCATTGCCTAAATTTGGTGAATGGGACGTCAATGATCCTGCTTCAGCTGAGGGTTTTACTGTGATTTTCAACAAAGCTAGGGATGAGAAAAAGACAGGTGGCAAGCCCGATTCACCAGCAAAGGTTGATTCTCATGCTAGGCCTGGAGTAAATCCTGGCAAACCCCCAGCT AAAAAATGGCTTTGCTGCTTTTGA